The proteins below are encoded in one region of Lactuca sativa cultivar Salinas chromosome 3, Lsat_Salinas_v11, whole genome shotgun sequence:
- the LOC111892369 gene encoding geranylgeranyl pyrophosphate synthase, chloroplastic: MSLLLNTTSLFYGAPIRTRSTSLHCETRMFRPVSSSSFSSVSAILTKEQQSNLPENKIEETHLKLAFDFKSYMLEKANSVNQALDSAVPLKHPEKIHESMRYSLLAGGKRVRPMLCIAACELVGGDPLTAMPAACAVEMIHTMSLMHDDLPCMDNDDFRRGKPTNHIVYGEDVAVLAGDALLSFSFEHIATATEGVSSDRILRAIGELAKCIGSEGLVAGQVVDICSEGADVGLDHLEFIHLHKTAALLEGSVVLGAIMGGGSDEEIEKLRKFARSIGLLFQVVDDILDVTKSSEELGKTAGKDLVADKTTYPKLLGIEKSREFAEKLNKEAQEQLLEFDQIKAAPLIALANYIAYREN, encoded by the coding sequence ATGAGTCTTCTTTTAAATACCACAAGTTTGTTCTATGGAGCACCCATTAGAACCAGATCTACATCGTTGCACTGCGAGACCCGAATGTTTCGACCCGTTTCTTCATCTTCATTCTCTTCTGTTTCTGCAATTTTGACCAAGGAACAGCAATCAAACCTACCGGAAAACAAAATCGAAGAAACCCATTTGAAATTGGCGTTTGATTTCAAGTCTTACATGTTGGAAAAAGCTAATTCGGTAAATCAAGCCCTAGATTCCGCTGTTCCACTCAAACACCCGGAAAAGATCCATGAATCTATGCGGTACTCCCTTCTCGCCGGCGGAAAACGCGTCCGACCGATGCTGTGTATCGCCGCCTGCGAACTCGTCGGAGGCGACCCGTTAACGGCTATGCCTGCTGCCTGCGCTGTCGAGATGATTCACACCATGTCGTTAATGCACGACGACTTACCCTGCATGGATAACGACGACTTCCGCCGGGGAAAGCCCACCAATCACATAGTATACGGTGAGGACGTCGCCGTCCTCGCCGGCGACGCCTTACTTTCGTTCTCATTCGAACACATCGCTACGGCGACAGAAGGCGTCTCCTCCGACCGGATTCTCCGGGCCATCGGCGAGCTCGCGAAGTGTATTGGCTCAGAAGGTCTTGTCGCCGGTCAGGTTGTTGATATCTGCTCCGAAGGCGCCGATGTCGGATTAGACCATTTAGAGTTTATCCATTTACACAAGACGGCGGCTTTGCTTGAAGGCTCCGTCGTCCTCGGTGCCATTATGGGTGGCGGATCTGATGAAGAAATTGAAAAATTAAGGAAATTTGCGAGATCAATTGGGCTTTTGTTTCAGGTGGTGGATGATATTCTTGATGTCACAAAGTCGTCGGAGGAATTGGGCAAAACCGCCGGAAAAGATCTGGTGGCAGATAAGACTACATATCCAAAATTGTTGGGGATCGAAAAATCAAGAGAATTTGCAGAGAAATTGAACAAGGAGGCTCAAGAACAGTTGTTAGAGTTCGATCAAATAAAGGCAGCTCCTTTAATTGCTCTTGCTAATTATATTGCTTATAGAGAAAATTAA
- the LOC111892379 gene encoding uncharacterized protein LOC111892379 has protein sequence MSSSSSTSRNQLQVTHVQSQEGVKVCDCVVPAKERICWKITNPERRFWNCQNSMTRLRKCSFFEWKYEEQADGYYKNLLYSLKQKLDAKEELSEMNNLRRRIAEVEFLLS, from the exons ATGTCTTCGAGCTCATCGACGTCAAGGAATCAGCTACAAGTCACTCATGTTCAGTCGCAAGAAGGGGTAAAGGTTTGTGATTGTGTCGTTCCAGCTAAAGAACGAATCTGTTGGAAGATAACAAACCCTGAGAGACGATTCTGGAATTGTCAAAACAGTATG ACTAGGTTGAGGAAATGTAGCTTCTTTGAATGGAAATATGAAGAACAAGCAGACGGGTACTACAAAAACCTGCTATATTCTCTGAAGCAGAAACTGGATGCCAAAGAGGAACTGTCTGAGATGAACAATTTGAGGAGAAGGATTGCTGAAGTGGAGTTTCTGCTGTCATAG